The following are encoded together in the Pseudomonadota bacterium genome:
- the tatA gene encoding twin-arginine translocase TatA/TatE family subunit, with protein MLSKFEVTEMLSPVEIGVVAVVVVLLFGTRKLPELGAGLGKAISNFKRSYREGSEIDVTPATTDKPAPEQKLKSDPK; from the coding sequence ATGCTTTCAAAGTTTGAGGTTACAGAGATGCTCAGTCCAGTAGAAATAGGAGTTGTTGCAGTTGTAGTTGTGCTGTTGTTCGGCACCAGGAAGCTGCCGGAGCTCGGCGCTGGTCTTGGAAAGGCTATCAGTAACTTTAAGCGCTCATATAGAGAGGGCTCGGAGATAGATGTTACCCCTGCTACTACCGATAAGCCGGCACCCGAACAGAAGCTAAAGAGCGATCCTAAGTAG
- a CDS encoding TonB C-terminal domain-containing protein, with product MLTSKSTTSSIEARLGLSISLIIHALLLGVILTSRTHYPAPAAVMDVTIEPPSALHSRTKEIVSPPAERAIKPPEDTNKLSDLDSLAVKEQVQRGDNGGLPGAPSQSQQQEHKQAQEQQRPAKQPPTEKQPEHASNDGHPLKNLKLDDATLAMKFGSQPSKATKQSSNAAPAATLNEYQAFSRPAGSGAAFLGNAGINDHLPNLPDGDITLLNAKANIYASFVRRVAVQVFTQLRSQGWEKLSQQQIQQLSDFTTIEAVLSRQGKLLSVRILSSSGSTHFDSVVNLSVSAGVRDPNPPPGAEAQDGAIHFIFKARSWSQMGFNRRSGASLEQRWLLLATGLE from the coding sequence ATGCTTACCAGCAAGTCTACGACATCCTCTATAGAAGCACGCCTTGGATTATCCATTTCGCTCATAATTCATGCGCTACTACTGGGGGTTATCCTCACCTCACGCACCCATTATCCAGCACCAGCAGCAGTTATGGATGTTACGATTGAGCCCCCATCAGCGCTACACTCCCGAACAAAGGAGATAGTTTCCCCACCTGCCGAACGTGCCATAAAGCCCCCTGAGGATACAAATAAGCTCTCGGACCTCGATTCACTCGCCGTTAAAGAGCAGGTCCAGAGGGGTGATAATGGTGGGCTGCCCGGCGCTCCATCACAGTCACAGCAGCAGGAGCATAAACAGGCCCAAGAGCAGCAACGCCCCGCAAAGCAGCCCCCTACTGAGAAGCAACCAGAACATGCAAGCAATGATGGCCACCCACTAAAAAACCTAAAACTTGATGATGCGACCCTCGCCATGAAGTTCGGCTCGCAGCCCAGTAAAGCTACTAAACAGAGTAGCAATGCGGCTCCTGCTGCAACCCTAAATGAATATCAAGCCTTCTCGCGCCCCGCTGGAAGTGGCGCGGCTTTTCTAGGGAATGCGGGTATAAACGATCACCTCCCGAACCTTCCTGATGGTGATATTACGTTGCTGAACGCCAAGGCCAATATCTATGCGAGCTTTGTGCGACGTGTGGCGGTGCAGGTCTTTACACAACTCAGATCGCAGGGCTGGGAGAAATTAAGCCAACAACAGATTCAACAGCTGAGTGACTTCACAACGATTGAAGCCGTACTATCGCGTCAAGGTAAGCTACTTTCTGTACGGATCTTAAGCAGCTCTGGCAGCACCCACTTTGACTCCGTTGTAAACCTCTCGGTCTCTGCCGGGGTTCGAGATCCGAACCCGCCCCCTGGTGCAGAGGCGCAGGACGGCGCTATTCACTTTATCTTTAAGGCCAGGAGCTGGTCGCAGATGGGCTTTAATCGCCGTTCGGGAGCCTCCCTAGAGCAGCGCTGGCTGCTGCTCGCCACGGGGCTGGAATAA